A genomic region of Aspergillus oryzae RIB40 DNA, chromosome 1 contains the following coding sequences:
- a CDS encoding putative arsenate reductase (Arc2) (predicted protein), with the protein MSTDQAPWHAAFPAPRTTAATLPRQELLQWLKEGKQPGKDFVLVDLRRADYEGGTIRGSLNLPAQSLYPTIPTLYKLLAASKVESVIWYCDTGSSAGRGTRAGGWFADYLQDQGETTLKSLVLEGGIKGWVAAGPEYTDLMDGYDASFWAKTTSA; encoded by the exons ATGTCTACAGACCAAGCTCCATGGCACGCAGCCTTTCCCGCCCCAAGAACCACGGCAGCCACACTACCCCGCCAAGAGCTATTACAATGGCTCAAGGAGGGTAAGCAACCCGGCAAGGACTTCGTCCTAGTAGACCTACGACGCGCAGATTACGAG GGAGGCACCATCCGGGGATCCTTAAACCTCCCCGCTCAGAGTTTATATCCCACCATTCCTACCCTTTACAAGCTTCTAGCAGCGAGTAAAGTGGAGAGTGTTATTTGGTATTGCG ACACAGGATCATCCGCAGGTCGTGGAACGCGGGCTGGCGGTTGGTTCGCGGATTATCTTCAGGATCAAGGGGAGACGACCCTGAAGAGCCTGGTCTTGGAAGGTGGGATTAAAGGTTGGGTAGCTGCAGGGCCGGAATATACGGACCTTATGGACGGATATGATGCATCGTTCTGGGCGAAGACGACTTCTGCATAG
- a CDS encoding uncharacterized protein (predicted protein): MSGITHMVSEGTCDEYLAGLWRSSFVVHLAWYVCGYIQSGSIEDLASPCSPCNEYIAPTWSWASTAMKDTVEMHGKSEDARTLTVLIDAKVDVKGGNKFGEVSGGFIQLRGPVCEMQLYYDDVWYRVQPRPLKEGEVNETYQIRIFPDTRLCAGDGLLETGEVVPTICRKYADLQTEDFGLGDNAYHAIYMIALWRTRTHVAGIVIGRSPRVPGAYERLGMVNGRLKIEKGFVDSTITIV, from the coding sequence ATGTCAGGTATTACACATATGGTATCTGAAGGGACCTGTGATGAGTATCTGGCTGGCCTCTGGCGAAGCTCATTTGTCGTCCATTTAGCATGGTACGTTTGTGGTTATATACAGAGTGGATCAATAGAGGACCTGGCTAGCCCGTGCAGTCCATGCAACGAGTACATAGCACCTACGTGGTCCTGGGCCTCCACCGCAATGAAGGATACGGTCGAGATGCATGGAAAGTCCGAAGATGCCAGGACCCTGACCGTTCTGATCGATGCAAAGGTGGATGtgaaagggggaaataaGTTTGGCGAAGTATCAGGCGGCTTTATACAGCTCCGTGGGCCTGTTTGTGAAATGCAGCTTTACTACGATGATGTATGGTACCGTGTCCAACCTAGACCTTTAAAAGAAGGGGAGGTCAACGAGACATATCAGATAAGAATCTTTCCTGATACGAGACTATGTGCTGGAGATGGACTCTTGGAGACAGGCGAGGTGGTACCCACGATATGCCGCAAATACGCAGATCTTCAGACCGAAGACTTCGGACTAGGCGACAATGCATATCATGCAATATATATGATTGCTTTGTGGAGGACCCGTACTCATGTCGCTGGTATTGTCATTGGACGATCTCCTCGAGTCCCAGGCGCTTATGAACGGCTGGGGATGGTTAATGGTCGGCTGAAGATTGAAAAGGGGTTCGTGGACTCCACGATTACAATTGTTTAG
- a CDS encoding Zn(II)2Cys6 transcription factor domain-containing protein (predicted protein) yields the protein MTDVPPPPPLGAPDPEPQPEPRVRKRRRRTMACVQCRSRKLRCDRKLPMCSRCESSKTAINCTYEKEFLWQQPNTVVTPAFSERGPTSTTTISQAAHLARAHPAPDSALSSSLTRSQPTSSDTRPALEKRDRFLETVLGAPKAAVNQEPYVNTELLHRSKHPAGVSHHAAPLHRLGDDEGPASPSQQLDISPRIMMRGKETKTRFNGSGIFANLIAQVCHAPITCIS from the coding sequence ATGACGGATgtcccaccaccaccaccgctaGGGGCTCCAGACCCGGAGCCTCAACCGGAGCCACGGGTGCGCAAGAGGCGCCGACGGACGATGGCCTGCGTGCAGTGCCGTAGCAGAAAGCTCCGCTGTGATAGGAAGCTTCCTATGTGTAGCCGTTGTGAGAGCAGCAAGACCGCCATCAATTGCACCTATGAGAAAGAATTCCTCTGGCAACAACCCAATACGGTTGTTACGCCCGCTTTCTCCGAGCGCGGTCCCACTAGTACTACCACCATCTCTCAAGCCGCGCATCTTGCTCGGGCTCACCCTGCCCCGGACTCGGCGTTAAGCTCAAGTCTAACTCGGTCTCAACCGACTTCTTCGGATACGCGTCCCGCCCTAGAGAAACGGGACCGTTTCCTGGAGACTGTCCTGGGTGCCCCGAAGGCTGCCGTCAATCAGGAGCCGTACGTGAATACCGAGTTGCTGCACCGTTCGAAACATCCTGCTGGTGTAAGTCATCATGCAGCGCCATTGCATCGTCTCGGGGACGATGAGGGCCCCGCGTCTCCCTCGCAACAGCTCGATATCTCTCCCAGAATCATGAtgcgaggaaaagaaacaaagaccCGCTTCAACGGGTCGGGTATCTTCGCCAATCTGATCGCTCAGGTTTGTCATGCTCCAATCACATGCATCTCGTAG
- a CDS encoding uncharacterized protein (predicted protein) produces the protein MLRSLLSLGSRNADYIFPTVDPKQDGPNCKLDCADCTVHFPSKVKVENSRVLYGHIKEFHTHVLVATGKSDWTERVENEKGSLMEAFDTSSNKSKHGRGG, from the exons atgtTGCGATCACTCCTCTCGCTCGGCAGTCGCAACGCCGACTATATCTTCCCCACGGTGGATCCAAAACAAGACGGACCGAACTGCAAACTAGATTGTGCCGATTGTACGGTACACTTCCCGTCGAAAGTGAAGGTCGAGAACTCCCGGGTACTCTACGGACACATCAAAGAGTTTCACACGCATGTCTTGGTCGCCACTGGTAAATCAGACTGGACAGAGAGGGTCGAGAATGAAAAGGGAAGCTTAATGGAAGCTTTCGACACCAGCTCGAACAAATCCAAGCATGGG AGAGGTGGTTGA
- a CDS encoding fungal specific transcription factor domain-containing protein (predicted protein), protein MMLWWGSQRLCSILSDVEEARNMCHYVAIETIQDITTFCLDYRDNIHVGLSWYATYFLFQATIVLSIHYLRPPQPLDMGPDSANQELWALSISRARDCLAQLGQNNEAATRCLAVLERIRDQSERSQQSSLTPSATRPNASVHADHTLLHPAPEIEDTIPTTFAIDPALQILFQDTAWNNDIFEGLQGFPITDEAEAFDYMPPDA, encoded by the coding sequence ATGATGCTATGGTGGGGTAGCCAGCGCCTGTGCAGCATACTATCTGATGTCGAGGAAGCACGGAATATGTGTCATTATGTTGCGATTGAGACCATCCAAGACATCACGACATTCTGCTTGGACTACCGTGACAACATCCATGTCGGCCTGAGCTGGTACGCCACATACTTTCTGTTCCAGGCGACCATTGTTCTTAGCATCCATTACTTGAGACCGCCTCAACCGTTAGATATGGGTCCGGATTCAGCGAACCAGGAGCTGTGGGCTCTCTCTATATCAAGGGCACGCGACTGTCTTGCCCAGCTGGGCCAAAATAATGAGGCTGCAACGAGATGCTTAGCTGTTCTGGAAAGAATTAGAGATCAATCGGAGCGATCGCAACAGTCTTCCTTGACTCCATCGGCCACAAGGCCTAATGCGAGCGTTCACGCTGACCACACCCTGCTACACCCTGCTCCGGAAATAGAAGACACAATCCCGACAACGTTTGCCATCGATCCGGCCCTGCAGattctcttccaagacacAGCGTGGAATaatgatatcttcgaagGTCTTCAGGGGTTCCCTATCACAGATGAGGCCGAAGCGTTTGACTACATGCCCCCAGACGCTTGA
- a CDS encoding fungal specific transcription factor domain-containing protein (predicted protein): MDQIERRCAGLTALLHRLNPDVDIEDALKTTTVPPRGLQAAASDGVSSASVDEFEWSESSLGSPGELRRVGLDGMASLPTGSKEAGYLGSSAGSSILRTVPGLIPEHSGLETNRRTQVSRGDLNQSPDLLLSAHLGTSAVLDGLVNAYFTYYNTSYPILHESTFRQQYQNRHRLQDRSSWHPIFYTVLAIGNWILGGTSGSRECQYYSAARSPYRMALGLGLHRESSAGAKTDSLFHERRRVIWWIVYCFDIGFGITTGRPVMASDSFIETCLPRNIDDS, from the exons ATGGATCAAATAGAACGTCGCTGCGCCGGTTTGACAGCGCTTTTGCATCGGCTGAACCCGGATGTTGATATCGAGGACGCACTGAAGACGACGACTGTTCCACCAAGAGGTCTTCAGGCCGCAGCTTCTGATGGAGTGAGTTCCGCTTCGGTAGATGAGTTTGAATGGAGCGAATCTTCATTGGGGTCTCCTGGTGAGCTTCGAAGAGTGGGTCTGGATGGTATGGCATCTCTGCCCACAGGGAGCAAGGAAGCTGGCTATCTCG GAAGTAGCGCAGGTTCCAGTATCTTGAGAACTGTCCCAGGCCTGATCCCTGAGCATTCTGGTTTAGAGACCAATCGGCGGACACAGGTCTCCCGCGGAGACCTCAATCAAAGTCCGGATCTGCTGCTTTCAGCACATCTAGGTACCTCCGCCGTCCTTGATGGTCTAGTTAACGCATATTTCACATATTACAATACATCCTATCCGATCCTGCATGAGAGTACATTTCGACAACAATATCAGAATCGCCACAGACTGCAAGATCGGTCAAGTTGGCATCCCATATTCTACACTGTCCTGGCAATAGGGAATTGGATTCTCGGCGGCACATCTGGCTCCAGAGAGTGTCAATATTATTCCGCTGCACGATCGC CCTATCGTATGGCTCTTGGGTTGGGGCTTCATCGCGAGTCTTCAGCCGGAGCGAAGACTGATTCATTATTCCATGAGCGAAGAAGAGTTATCTGGTGGATCGTGTATTGCTTCGATATTGGGTTCGGCATTACTACTGGGAGACCTGTCATGGCCTCCGATAGTTTCATTGAGACTTGCCTGCCCCGCAATATAGACGATTCG TAA
- a CDS encoding arsenic resistance protein (arsenite efflux pump ACR3 and related permeases) translates to MACAKGQTHLRYPPKPITESPGPTPDVEKQVNPESSDQPQEKQSAFKNLGILDRFLAVWIFLAMAIGIILGNFVPNTGPALQQGKFVGVSIPIAVGLLVMMYPILCKVRYESLHHVLRARGIWVQIGFSVVVNWIIAPFFMLALAWAFLPDEPELRQGLILVGLARCIAMVLIWTGLAGGDNEYCAILVAINSLLQMVLFAPMGVFFIDVISGDTITFEYSTAAKSVAVFLGIPLGAAILTRFVLRWTTSARWYDQVFLKWISPLSLIGLLFTILVLFASQGRQVVHQIVSVIRVAAPLIVYFAVIFFATLFITYKMGFGYRLAATQSFTAASNNFELAIAVAVATFGENSNQALAATVGPLIEVPVLLGLVYAVKLVANRLGWQD, encoded by the exons ATGGCATGCGCAAAAGGCCAGACCCATCTCAGATACCCACCTAAACCCATCACAGAGTCCCCCGGACCAACACCAGATGTGGAGAAACAAGTGAATCCAGAATCCTCAGACCAGCCTCAAGAAAAGCAATCAGCCTTCAAGAACCTCGGGATCCTTGACCGATTCCTCGCAGTATGGATCTTTCTAGCTATGGCAATTGGCATAATTCTGGGAAACTTCGTCCCGAATACTGGGCCTGCGTTGCAACAGGGAAAGTTTGTGGGAGTGTCAATTCCTATAG CTGTTGGTCTGCTCGTCATGATGTATCCCATTCTATGCAAGGTCAGGTATGAGAGCTTGCATCATGTCCTTCGGGCTAGGGGGATTTGGGTCCAGATCGGTTTCAGTGTAGTTGTTAATTGGATCATTGCTCCTTTTTTCATG CTGGCATTGGCTTGGGCCTTTTTACCCGACGAGCCGGAGCTACGACAAGGACTGATTCTTGTTGGACTGGCACGGTGTATTGCTATG GTCTTAATCTGGACAGGCCTCGCAGGAGGCGACAACGAATACTGCGCGATCCTAGTTGCCATCAACTCCCTCCTCCAAATGGTCCTCTTCGCCCCAATGGGCGTATTCTTCATCGACGTCATAAGCGGCGACACCATCACATTCGAATACAGCACCGCCGCCAAAAGCGTCGCGGTATTCCTCGGAATCCCCCTCGGCGCCGCAATCCTCACACGCTTTGTCCTCCGCTGGACAACAAGCGCACGATGGTACGACCAAGTATTCCTAAAATGGATCAGCCCGTTATCCCTCATCGGACTCCTATTCACCATCCTAGTCCTCTTCGCTTCTCAGGGTCGTCAGGTGGTGCATCAGATCGTCTCCGTGATCCGTGTTGCGGCACCGCTTATTGTTTATTTTGCGGTTATCTTTTTCGCAACGCTTTTCATCACGTATAAAATGGGTTTTGGCTACAGGTTGGCGGCGACGCAGAGCTTCACGGCGGCTAGTAATAATTTCGAGTTGGCtattgctgttgctgtggcCACCTTTGGGGAGAATAGTAATCAGGCTCTTGCTGCTACCGTTGGGCCACTTATTGAGGTTCCCGTCCTGTTGGGGCTGGTTTATGCTGTAAAACTGGTGGCGAATCGGTTGGGTTGGCAGGATTGA
- a CDS encoding uncharacterized protein (predicted protein), with the protein MTLTCLEAQLLLVVKGAKEYFFMSTILALVKARLWPAQATVYKQEVVDRVIFFAQTLFTRHANCDHLGELGMGGFKTSQVPVLNPSSGMAQPFVPNMTMLPPTNFGITVRLIVIT; encoded by the exons ATGACCTTGACCTGTCTGGAGGCGCAACTCCTACTTGTGGTGAAAGGCGCCAAGGAGTACTTCTTCATGTCGACAATCTTAGCTTTAGTGAAGGCAAGATTGTGGCCGGCACAGGCGACTGTTTACAAGCAGGAGGTTGTGGACCGAGTAATCTTTTTCGCTCAAACACTTTTCACGCGACATGCCAACTGCGATCATCTGGGCGAATTGGGCATGGGAGGTTTCAAAACCAGCCAG GTCCCAGTTTTGAACCCGAGCTCTGGGATGGCACAGCCTTTCGTTCCTAATATGACCATGCTACCACCAACAAATTTTGGCATCACGGTAAGATTAATAGTCATCACTTGA
- a CDS encoding uncharacterized protein (predicted protein): MRGGSKIAVVVQVKHCYYYYQINRYIPSRQRTMKLNLGLILIIPQATTILSTATPREEGPADVDGKSPPAKDLFAPESCWTRSPYGCSDSRWCWKQCGPNGEWCWLAKNWGKGEWKSCSQVSDCVPGSDNSDCGQGNCKACGCSC; the protein is encoded by the exons ATGCGTGGTGGTTCGAAGATAGCTGTGGTTGTGCAAGTTAAGC ATTGCTACTATTACTACCAAATCAACCGATACATCCCCT CCAGGCAAAGAACCATGAAACTCAATCTCGgactcatcctcatcatcccccaAGCCACCACAATTCTCTCAACCGCAACTCCTAGAGAAGAAGGTCCCGCAGATGTCGACGGCAAGTCGCCTCCAGCGAAAGACCTATTCGCTCCTGAGAGTTGCTGGACTAGATCACCTTATGGCTGCTCGGATAGCAGGTGGTGCTGGAAGCAATGTGGCCCGAATGGGGAATGGTGTTGGCTAGCTAAAAACTGGGGTAAGGGGGAATGGAAGTCCTGTTCTCAGGTCTCTGATTGTGTCCCCGGTAGCGACAATAGTGATTGTGGTCAGGGGAATTGCAAGGCATGTGGTTGCAGTTGTTGA